One genomic segment of Salinigranum rubrum includes these proteins:
- a CDS encoding phosphoribosylaminoimidazolesuccinocarboxamide synthase, whose protein sequence is MTSVKEIHADRDPREGKLGRGRFYFTDDYSVFDWGRMPDEIPEKGAALCTMGAANFELLDVNHVPTHYRGVYEANDDPTETDPKELGECETPPRTMAIELARVPDLPRDGEAYDYEAYHSAAADGYVVPLEIVFRNTVPEGSSLRRRRSPSEFDLDFAEWPDEVVDLPEPIVEFSTKFEEQDRYLSRDEAEAIAGRASLDRLEELALGVNTVVTMRAEQTGFTHEDGKIEVVYDDGTLKVADVVGTFDENRFSYRGQELSKEVVRQYYRRTDPDWVEAVSAAKSEAKAQGVADWRGLCEESPDPLPVEVVETVSEMYAAGTNGYTDFEWFDAPSLDEVVETVRGL, encoded by the coding sequence ATGACCAGCGTCAAGGAGATTCACGCTGACCGCGACCCCCGGGAGGGGAAACTCGGTCGCGGGCGCTTTTACTTCACCGACGACTACTCGGTGTTCGACTGGGGCCGGATGCCCGACGAGATTCCCGAGAAGGGCGCGGCGCTCTGTACGATGGGCGCGGCCAACTTCGAGTTGCTCGACGTGAACCACGTCCCGACCCACTACCGGGGCGTCTACGAGGCGAACGACGACCCGACCGAGACGGACCCGAAGGAACTCGGCGAGTGCGAGACGCCGCCGCGGACGATGGCCATCGAACTCGCCCGGGTGCCCGACCTGCCCCGCGACGGCGAGGCGTACGACTACGAGGCGTACCATTCAGCGGCGGCGGACGGCTACGTCGTCCCGCTCGAAATCGTCTTCCGCAACACCGTCCCCGAGGGGTCGTCGCTGCGGCGGCGTCGTTCCCCGTCCGAGTTCGACCTCGACTTCGCGGAGTGGCCCGACGAGGTGGTCGACCTCCCCGAACCCATCGTCGAATTCTCGACGAAGTTCGAAGAGCAGGACCGCTATCTGTCGAGAGACGAGGCCGAGGCCATCGCGGGACGGGCGAGCCTCGACCGCCTCGAAGAACTCGCGCTGGGCGTCAACACCGTCGTGACGATGCGCGCCGAGCAGACCGGCTTCACCCACGAGGACGGTAAGATCGAGGTGGTGTACGACGACGGCACGCTGAAGGTCGCCGACGTGGTCGGCACGTTCGACGAGAACCGGTTCTCCTATCGGGGACAGGAACTCTCGAAGGAGGTCGTCCGGCAGTACTACAGGCGGACGGACCCCGACTGGGTCGAGGCGGTGAGCGCGGCCAAGTCGGAGGCGAAGGCGCAGGGCGTCGCGGACTGGCGGGGCCTGTGCGAGGAGTCGCCGGACCCGCTCCCAGTCGAGGTGGTCGAGACCGTCTCGGAGATGTACGCCGCGGGGACGAACGGTTACACCGATTTCGAGTGGTTCGACGCGCCCTCGCTGGACGAGGTAGTCGAGACTGTGCGAGGGCTCTGA
- a CDS encoding SIR2 family NAD-dependent protein deacylase: MALTGAGVSTASGVPSFRGENGIWETEFDPNDFHYSRFLRDPAGFWEERLRLQEAMFPSEIEPNAAHHALVDLEERGVLDGVATQNTDGLHRAAGQPTLAELHGNAARVECQSCGATGEANPVFDRVRDGDTPPRCDCGGVYKPDVVLFGENLAPETLGRAEDLAMGSETILAVGTSLQVNPAASLAGLSDRLVVVNFDETEYSARADYDLRADVTDVLPRLVELVDDRL, translated from the coding sequence ATGGCGCTCACCGGCGCGGGCGTCTCGACTGCCTCGGGCGTCCCGAGCTTTCGAGGGGAGAACGGCATCTGGGAGACCGAGTTCGACCCGAACGACTTCCACTACTCGCGCTTCCTCCGCGACCCCGCGGGCTTCTGGGAGGAGCGCCTCCGCTTACAGGAAGCGATGTTCCCGAGCGAAATCGAACCGAACGCCGCCCACCACGCGCTGGTCGACCTCGAAGAACGAGGCGTCCTCGACGGCGTCGCGACGCAGAACACCGACGGCCTCCACCGCGCAGCGGGTCAGCCGACCCTCGCCGAACTCCACGGGAACGCCGCGCGCGTCGAGTGCCAGTCGTGCGGAGCTACGGGAGAGGCGAACCCCGTCTTCGACCGCGTCCGCGACGGCGACACGCCGCCGCGGTGTGACTGTGGCGGCGTCTACAAGCCCGACGTCGTCCTCTTCGGCGAGAACCTCGCACCCGAAACGCTCGGCCGCGCGGAGGACCTCGCGATGGGTTCCGAGACGATTCTCGCCGTCGGTACCTCCCTGCAGGTGAACCCCGCGGCGTCGCTCGCCGGCCTGAGCGACCGCCTCGTCGTCGTCAACTTCGACGAGACCGAGTACTCCGCTCGCGCCGACTACGACCTCCGCGCGGACGTCACCGACGTGCTGCCCAGACTCGTGGAACTCGTCGACGACCGGCTCTGA